One segment of Cynocephalus volans isolate mCynVol1 chromosome 8, mCynVol1.pri, whole genome shotgun sequence DNA contains the following:
- the EBNA1BP2 gene encoding probable rRNA-processing protein EBP2 → MDTPPLSGSDSDSDDSLVTDRELQDAFSRGLLKPGLNVVLEGPKKAVNNVNGLKQCLAEFERDLEWVERLDVTLAPVPEISGPQPTPQNKDQRAVNPEDDFQREMSFYRQAQAAVLAVLPRLHQLKVPTKRPTDYFAEMAKSDQQMQKIRQKLQAKQAAMEKSEKAKQLRALRKYGKKVQTEVLQKRQREKAHMMSAIKKYQKGFSDKLDFLEGDQKPVARNPKAGAKGQQMKKGPSAKRRYKNQKFGFGGKKKGSKWNTRESYDDVSSFRAKTAHGKGLKRPGKKGSSKRPGKRRREKMKSRTR, encoded by the exons ATGGACACTCCCCCTCTGTCAGGTTCGGACTCGGATTCTGATGATTCTCTTGTCACAGACAGAGAG TTGCAGGATGCATTTTCCCGAGGGCTCCTGAAGCCGGGCCTCAATGTCGTGCTTGAGGGGCCGAAGAAGGCCGTGAACAATGTG AATGGTCTGAAGCAGTGTTTAGCTGAATTCGAGCGGGATCTGGAGTGGGTTGAAAGGCTCGATGTGACCCTGGCTCCAGTGCCCGAAATCAGTGGACCTCAACCAACACCTCAGAACAAGGATCAGCGAGCTGTTAATCCAGAAGACGACTTCCAGCGGGAGATgagttt CTACCGCCAGGCCCAGGCTGCAGTGCTTGCAGTATTACCCCGCCTCCATCAGCTCAAGGTCCCTACCAAGCGACCCACCGATTATTTTGCAGAAATGGCCAAGTCTGATCAGCAGATGCAAAAG ATTCGACAGAAGCTGCAGGCCAAACAGGCTGCCATGGAGAAGTCTGAAAAGGCTAAGCAACTGCGAGCACTTAGGAAATATGGAAAGAAG GTGCAAACAGAGGTTCTTCAGAAGAGACAGCGGGAGAAAGCACATATGATGAGTGCCATTAAGAAATATCAGAAAG GCTTCTCTGATAAACTGGATTTCCTTGAGGGAGATCAGAAACCCGTTGCTCGAAACCCGAAGGCAGGAGCTAAAGGCCAGCAGATGAAGAAAGG GCCCAGTGCTAAACGACGATATAAAAACCAGAAGTTTGGTTTTGGTGGAAAGAAGAAAGGTTCCAAGTGGAACACTCGAGAGAGCTACGATGATGTGTCCAGCTTCCGTGCCAAGACAGCTCATGGCAAGGGTCTCAAGAGGCCTGGAAAGAAAGGATCAAGT aaGAGGCCTGGAAAacgaagaagagagaagatgaagAGCAGAACACGCTAA
- the CFAP144 gene encoding cilia- and flagella-associated protein 144 — protein sequence MAGHQREKVTPDEVHQNQILRELYLRELRTQKLYTQYHVNPLRKVHTITRKPMSWHDNLDEPADARFLNLIHHAAQGPRKKYPETQTESQEIGWDSEPLVNPERHDSRLNHFKVYNDITLYKAKMWSLGEDDRHK from the exons ATGGCGGGACACCAGAGGGAGAAGGTGACCCCAGATGAGGTCCATCAGAACCAGATCTTGCGGGAACTGTACCTCAGAGAGCTACGAACCCAGAAGCTCTACACGCAGTACCACGTGAACCCGCTGCGCAAGG TTCACACAATTACCAGAAAGCCCATGTCTTGGCATGATAACCTGGACGAACCTGCAGATG CCAGGTTTCTGAATCTTATTCACCATGCTGCCCAGGGACCAAGGAAGAAATACCCAGAGACACAGACTGAAAGCCAGGAAATAGGATGGGACTCAGAGCCCCTG GTCAACCCAGAACGCCATGACTCAAGGCTGAACCACTTCAAGGTCTACAATGACATCACTCTGTACAAAGCTAAAATGTGGAGCTTGGGAGAAGATGATCGCCACAAGTAG